GGCTAGGAGGTGTTAAAGTACTGCCCTGGAATGTGGACGTTATAACTACCAATCGTAATTGCCAAAGCTCGACAGAGTACATTCTTCACAAATCATAGGGTCCTGGGGACAAGCAACATGTTTCACACCAGGGGAAATTACTGACTTGTTGTGTAAACAAACCAagccagaaagagagagcggcTGATTACCTTGGCCGCAGTTCTCCCCTCTCCATCCAGCATCACACGCACAGCCATCTGCACCAGGAGAGAAATGAGataagaaagaggagaaagaataGATAAAGAAAGAGACAAGAGGCATTTCATTGTGACCTCCGAGCTTGTTCAGAACACAAGAGAGAACAACTGTACCCACTCCTCACCAGTCATCACTCACCCTGTGTACAGACACCGTGGGCACCGCAGGCGGGCAGTTGGCACaccaggttgtcacagccagtccCACTCCAGCCCTCCTGGCATTGGCAGTGCCCATCGATGTACATCCCGTGACCGCTGCAGTCCTCAGGCTGGCACTGGGGCTGGTGGACACACAGGATGGTGGACACACAGGATGGTGGACACACAGGATGGTGGAGACCCGCTGAGGGCAGCACCACATGGGGTCTGAGACACTGAAGGAGGGAACCGATAGACGAGATGGGGAACATGGAGACAAAGAAAGCAGGTGAGAGAATGACTATCATGAATAGAAATTGCAGTGTGTCAAACAGCAACAACATTTGACTAAAATAAAAAAGTCACAAAAAGCAGCTACATAAACCTTGTAATGTTATTGCAATGAACATGTGACCTAAGCTCTCTGTTTGGCTTACCAGTGGTCTGAGGGGTAGCAGGTCAATGAGCCATTTGCCACGTAAGTGGAGGAACCACCCCCATCCAGGTTGATGGCGTTGATGACCCCCTGACCTTTCAGAAAATGTGCCAACTCCCAAAGAGTCATGCTAGAGAGGAATGAACAGTTGGTACAACACCACTAGTAGTACAGTACCATAAGGCCATATAGGAGAAAGGTGCATGCATTTCATGCAAAACAAATCCATAAGGATTTCTGAAGCAATGTCGATTGGGTGAAAAATAAGGTCAATTCATTGGAGACGGTCAGTGGTTGGTCTGATATGCACCGAGAGACTGTGCTGACTAGATACGATTTATTGACTTTATATGGCCTGATATTGAGTGGAGAGGCCATGGACATGAACATACATGTCCCCTTGTGGTCTTTTCAAAGCCATTTCTTTAACAAACTCATGAATCTCTAGGTCAATGAGGTCATTTGTTCATTGCACCGGTGCAGAGAAAGCCAGATCAATAGAATTGATCAGAGCCTTATTACTTAGCCCTATCTCCTTTCATATGCCTAAATGACCCCACTTCTGTCTCCTATCAAACCTGCATTGTCCAACCTGCATTGTTTCACTTTGACCacgcattctctctctcccactgtatTCCCTTTGTCTCCCACAATCCTCTTTCCACTTCCCCCTCAACCAATTACACCGGTATTATTTTCCACCCTTTttctaccacccccccccccccccccccccttttacattTTTACCCTCTGCGGTCCCTCTGTCCGTCTATGTGGAAcaggcagggtagtctagtggttagagcgttggactagtaaccagaaggttgcaagttcaaatccccgagctgacaaggtacaaatctgttgttctgcccctgaacaggcagttagcccactgttcctaggccatcattgaaagtaagaatttgttcttaactgacttgcctagttaaataaaaggtaaaatatttattttttcacctGGCTAGCTTTGTTGGCTTCCACAAGAAATGTTTATACTTCAGTTTGTGACAGTTAAATATCTTAGTGTTGACAGCCCTCAGGCTCTGGTCTATGAAAAatctattggggggggggggggggggggggggaatgagatGTGGgggcaaatctgtcgttctgcccctgaacaggcagttaacccactgttcgtaggccgtcattgaaaataagaatttgttcttaactgacttgcctagttaaataaaagacaGGATCCGTTTCCCCTCCTCATCGTGACCAACCGCTGTCCTGGCCGACATCATGTCCACAAAATGGCGGAAAGTCCCTGCGGAATCAAATGcatgaaaatgtaattgaagcATACTGGCTGAATTTGATAGAATACATCATTGTTGTTTTAACTTAGCCAGAATGGGCAAACAGTGTTTCACCATACGCGTTAGTGAATTGTGCCACAGGAAATTTCTCTTcatatttctaaatgtattttttattgtgtATTATGACAACTCTGTTTTAAATGGCCATGTTATATGAGTGATGTGAAGCCAAAAACAGATTTCTACATCAAGTCTAGGACAAAGTTACCGCTAAGTGCTAACGTAAGGCCAGTCCTGCTTTTTACTTCCTAATCTAATGGTTGAGGAAGCCGATGCTAGACCTCCACTTAATGGGAGACTTTACCTAAAGTAATATTAAAAGATGTCAATACTAACTAACTACATACCTCTAGCATTTTAAGTAAGTATGGCTAAGTTGAAGACATCCTCAGTATCCTTCAGTAGCGACCTGTCTCCTTGCTCACTCAGCATCTATGCTCTGGTTAATGTAGACCTGGCTGTCTCGGAGCAGCCACACCACCCCACTGACCAACTGCACAATGGGGTTGGCCTCATCAGAGAGATAACTTGAGGGAAAAAAGTAGagaaacagggatgtaaagaggGAAAATCAGGGacaaaaatgaggaaaaagtaaaTAACATCATCCAGTGCCATCTCAAGAAAGGAATAACCAACTGTGGAACAATGTGGTCATGAGAGCACATACTTCGATACTCATGTTAAAAAGGGTACATTCAGCAATCTAGTGAGATAAAATATTTCTAAAAGGCAGCCAAAAGCTCAAGTGCATCCTAAATCTCTGTACacatcagggtagcctagtggttagagcgttggactagtaaccaaaaggttactgACAAGGaccaaatctgttgttctgcccctgaacaggcagttagcctaggaacagtgggctgtcattgaaagtaagaatttgttcttaactgacttgcctagttaaataaaggtaaaatatttattttttcacctGGCTAGCTTTGTTGGCTTCCACAAGAAATGTTTATACTTCAGTTTGTGACAGTTAAATATCTTAGTGTTGACAGCCctcaggcggggggggggggggggcacattggACACATTGAATGCTTTGGTGAGTCTGCCCATACAATATTACTTCAGCCACGCCACAACAACCAAGCAGCCGTCTGTTCCAGGTGGCTGGTTTTATTGGTTCAAGGACCACTGCTTTTTCACTGCTCTTATTTTTCCCATCAAACGTGCATGAACGTAAACACCCTTATCTGGGTAACAGGAACATTCCAAGTTAGAGCCATTACTCTACACAGAATGACTGACAGGTCAACACAACACTTCTCCAGGGAACAGGGAGTCCCGTTCTAATCTAATTGGTTATGTTCCAAAGTAGACGTCATATTACGCGATAGGGTTATAAACATAAGAACTTCATATTTTATGATAACAGGATCAGTGTTCCACAAACTCAACTACAAGCCTTGACAGCATTTGTCTAGAAAAAATTATGTTAGATATTAAAACCACAAATGGAGCTCAAATTGagtagagagagattgagaaggaAATTTTACAAGACCGGCAGCTCTTTCCCAAAAAACAGTGTACCGTCCCTCCTGATGCCAAACTGGGCATTCTGCTCCCCTCGGCTGTCCCTCACTTGCACCCCGTCACTGACTACATTCCCCAAACACTCCCCAGTGCTAGTACCAAAGAACCCTCCATTCTGGGCATAGAGACACCTGGCGACGTTAGCCGTTTCCTCCACCGCCTCCCGCTGGTTCACCCCGCACCCCCTCGGCTCCAGCACAGACACTGTCCTCAGTGGGTCGTGGACCACTGCAATGTCACCTGTGGCAGGGAGGAAATCTTTTCATGACAAAAGCCTAATATTGTAATGGTATGGTGTTTAAAACTGTTGAATAGATATGGAAACAAAAATAGTACATTTTGCCATAAAGAATTCAAATGGGGTAATTGTAGGGGTATTTTCAAAATGTATATTTCCTCCACTGACCTGTGACCCATCGGGTTGTGCCAGGGACGTCAGAGATGAAGACTTTGGACTCAGCCGCGGGCACCCCAGTGTGGTTGCTGGCGGGCCAGGTCTGGTGGGCGACGTTGCCATGGACAACGGGCTGGCAGTCTCGGACATGACGGTGGGAGTGTGAGGGTCCATGGTTATGGCCGTAGGAGTAAGGAGATGGGTCATCATCCAATGAGGGACTGGAGAGCAAATACCTGGTTGTTTCAACTTTATTTACTCATGATACACTTATCTTGAATTCATATTGCATTAAACGTTAAGCAAAATAGACAAACTGCATTCAAAGAAATCAAGATCTGCAGAAAAACTGTTTAGAACTCTTTTCTTTAAAGTAAAAGCACCCGTCACACATTTGAGTTATGTCCAAAACACTTTAATCTCACAAACGATTGACTTATTATCAGTGGGTAAATGTGTCCATAGATTGTTAGTCATGTGAAGAAAACAAATAAGAAAAAGCCTCTGGCCACTTCCAACCATCCTTGGTTGAATTTGAAATGGTTAAGATAAGTGTTAATAAAGATGCACTACGCAGAAATCGCACCTTATTTCAATCTCAGTAataaaacaagcaagtatagtatcattgtaccatttaaaccgctgtgaaatatattttccataaccaaaaatattgtatttttagcCATTtcaagctggtgtacaaaactgaaagacGTAAAAATTAAACTAAAACGGAAAGCATATAAATAGGGCACATCACCTGCGTCCTAGACCTGCTTTTCAATGAGAATGGGTCTTCTATACCATTAGACAACATATGGCAGCTTATGCTACTTGATAAGATGAGAGAAACGCTGGAGAGGTTGTAGTAACAAAGTAAAGACAGGGTCTGTAAAACCAGACAAACTTGAGTTGAGAATCGATTACTAGGATTTGATTTACATAATTTGAGATACAAGCACAGGACTATACAACACTGCCCCCTAGTGTTGATGAAATGCAACTGCCGGAACCTTCAAGATGAGTTGTGCTTAAATGCTGAGAAGAAACATCTCTGCCTCAATGAAATTTAGATAATATAACATTTGTAAAGAATATGGGAGGAGTTATTTCAAGCATAAAAAAAGCTCATATTTCACATTAGCAATGATAAGTacaatgtacagttgaagacagaagtttacatacaccttagccaaatacatttaaactcagttttcacaattcctaacatttaatccaagtaaaaattccctgtcttaggtcagttaggatcactttattttaagaatgtgaagtgtcagaataatagtagggagaatgttttcagcttttatttctttcaccacattcccagtgggtcagaagtttacatacactcaattagtatttggtagcattgcctttaaattgtttaacttgggtcaataattgtgggtagccttccacaagcttcccacaataagtttggtgaattttggcccattcctcctgacagagctggtgtaactgagtcaggtttgttggcctccttgctcgaacacacttttacagttctgcccacaaatgttctataggattgaggtcagggctttgtgatggccactccaataaatttactttgttgtccttaagccattttgccacaactttggaagtatgcttggggtcattgttcatttggaaggcccatttgagacaaagctttaacttcctgactgatgtcttgagatgttgcttcaatatatccacaattttcctacctcatgatgccatctattttgtgaagtgcaccagttcatcctgcagcaaagcacccccacaccatgatgctgccacccctgtgcttcacggttgggatggggttctttggcttgcaagcctcccccttttcctccaaacataatgatggtcattatggccaaacagttctatttttgtttcatcagacaagaggacatttctccaaaaagtacaatctttgtccccatgtaaagatgcaaaccgtagtctggctttttcatggagTTTTTTTtgtggcttcctccttgctgagcagcctttcaggttagttgatatatgactcgttttactgtggatatagatacttgtgtacccgtttcctccagcatcttcacaaggtcctttgctgttctgtgattgatttgcactttttgcaccaaagtaagttcacctctaggagacagaacgcatcaggaacggtatgacggctgcctagcagacttgccaaaactagtgtgttaacaagaca
The genomic region above belongs to Oncorhynchus mykiss isolate Arlee chromosome 3, USDA_OmykA_1.1, whole genome shotgun sequence and contains:
- the LOC110513923 gene encoding N-acetylglucosamine-1-phosphodiester alpha-N-acetylglucosaminidase isoform X1 codes for the protein MATISINCHFALVLIWHGIWISECNNIGPSLDDDPSPYSYGHNHGPSHSHRHVRDCQPVVHGNVAHQTWPASNHTGVPAAESKVFISDVPGTTRWVTGDIAVVHDPLRTVSVLEPRGCGVNQREAVEETANVARCLYAQNGGFFGTSTGECLGNVVSDGVQVRDSRGEQNAQFGIRRDGTLFFGKELPVL
- the LOC110513923 gene encoding N-acetylglucosamine-1-phosphodiester alpha-N-acetylglucosaminidase isoform X2 — encoded protein: MATISINCHFALVLIWHGIWISECNNIGPSLDDDPSPYSYGHNHGPSHSHRHVRDCQPVVHGNVAHQTWPASNHTGVPAAESKVFISDVPGTTRWVTGDIAVVHDPLRTVSVLEPRGCGVNQREAVEETANVARCLYAQNGGFFVISLMRPTPLCSWSVGWCGCSETARSTLTRA
- the LOC110513910 gene encoding uncharacterized protein LOC110513910 isoform X2, producing MTLWELAHFLKGQGVINAINLDGGGSSTYVANGSLTCYPSDHCVSDPMWCCPQRVSTILCVHHPVCPPSCVSTSPSASLRTAAVTGCTSMGTANARRAGVGLAVTTWCANCPPAVPTVSVHRMAVRVMLDGEGRTAAKLAIVLPIRCLQHGERRRHTNPSLISEQRLLIVTGLWTFSAVGQPGGSPDQDVSGVRGSPPRPCGQLLRFSDRDQWWCVRFRGQRERVAAQQRSNRDGGLTPRMNCGRVRAEGG